The Methanohalophilus portucalensis genome window below encodes:
- a CDS encoding archaeosine biosynthesis radical SAM protein RaSEA: protein MNLNDRILEIRQQQRIKKAPNNEPAAVWTGRDLLQGEVTDTLTLIFKTSGCWWGIKGGCTMCGFVYDRASTPPSAEDLLQQYEKALERSSGLQEFIVKIFTSGSFLDEKEIDAQVRETLLNKMEADERIKKVLVETRPEFVTEDTLTSCTEVLKNTGFEIAIGLETSSDVIRKRSINKGFTYAGFSRAAHLAHEKDVTVKAYLLLKPPFLSETEGMEDIIDTVDDIADLVDTVSINLCNVQRGTFVERLWERNQYRPPWLWSIVQILIESKKKYPELVITSDPVGAGSKRGPHNCRECSHMVADAIRDYSLTQNIAILKNLNCDCKEEWEKVLELDGLTFGCPIKS from the coding sequence ATGAATCTTAATGATAGAATACTGGAAATTAGACAGCAGCAACGCATTAAAAAGGCTCCAAACAATGAGCCTGCTGCTGTCTGGACAGGCAGAGACCTTCTTCAAGGAGAAGTAACAGATACCCTTACCCTTATTTTCAAGACCAGTGGATGCTGGTGGGGGATAAAAGGAGGGTGTACCATGTGTGGTTTTGTTTATGACAGAGCCTCCACACCTCCATCAGCTGAAGATCTCTTGCAGCAGTACGAAAAAGCACTTGAGCGTTCTTCCGGATTGCAGGAATTCATAGTCAAAATATTCACATCCGGCAGTTTCCTGGATGAAAAGGAAATTGATGCACAAGTCAGAGAAACCCTGCTGAATAAAATGGAAGCAGACGAAAGGATTAAGAAAGTACTTGTGGAAACCCGGCCTGAATTTGTAACAGAAGATACCCTTACTTCCTGCACAGAAGTGCTCAAAAACACCGGTTTTGAAATAGCTATTGGTCTTGAGACAAGCAGTGATGTAATACGCAAACGTTCCATAAACAAGGGTTTTACCTATGCAGGTTTTTCCCGTGCTGCACACCTTGCTCACGAGAAAGATGTTACTGTCAAAGCATACCTGCTTCTCAAACCACCCTTTTTATCAGAAACCGAAGGAATGGAGGACATTATAGATACGGTAGATGATATTGCCGATCTGGTTGACACAGTCTCCATAAACCTGTGTAATGTCCAGAGAGGAACTTTTGTGGAACGCCTATGGGAAAGAAACCAATACAGACCGCCCTGGCTATGGAGTATTGTCCAGATACTCATCGAGTCCAAAAAGAAATACCCCGAACTCGTGATCACATCCGATCCCGTAGGAGCCGGTTCAAAACGTGGACCTCATAACTGCAGGGAATGCAGCCACATGGTTGCCGATGCGATCAGGGATTATTCCCTTACACAAAATATCGCGATACTGAAAAACCTCAACTGTGATTGCAAGGAAGAATGGGAAAAAGTACTGGAACTTGACGGGTTAACCTTTGGCTGCCCCATCAAATCCTGA
- the guaA gene encoding glutamine-hydrolyzing GMP synthase — MVKTEKFIPKAIEKIKAKAQGKTIIALSGGVDSSVCAVLAHRAIGDNLIPIYIDTGLMRKGETERIKEIFGDMNLQIIDAKDRFLDSLVGIKDPEEKRKAVGETFIRVFEEEALDIEAECLIQGTIYPDKIESDGGIKSHHNVGGLPEHINFKHIIEPIDDLYKDEVRVVAHALDLPEEICERMPFPGPGLSVRIIGEVTREKVDVVREANAIVEEELLEQFCPWQTFAAVLGKGTGVKGDLRVHGWIVAVRAVGSRDGMTAEALELPWETLRKISSRITGEIPTAARVVYDITPKPPATIEFE; from the coding sequence ATGGTAAAAACCGAAAAATTCATTCCAAAAGCAATCGAGAAAATAAAAGCCAAAGCGCAGGGCAAAACCATCATCGCCCTCTCGGGAGGTGTTGACAGTTCCGTATGTGCAGTCCTTGCACACCGTGCAATTGGTGATAATCTGATACCGATCTATATAGACACGGGTCTTATGAGAAAAGGTGAAACCGAACGAATAAAGGAAATATTCGGTGATATGAATCTCCAAATCATCGATGCAAAGGATCGTTTCCTTGACAGCCTGGTGGGAATCAAGGACCCTGAAGAAAAAAGAAAAGCTGTCGGTGAGACTTTTATTCGTGTGTTTGAAGAAGAAGCACTAGATATTGAGGCAGAATGCCTGATCCAGGGAACCATATACCCGGATAAAATTGAATCCGATGGTGGTATCAAGTCTCATCACAACGTAGGCGGCCTGCCCGAACATATCAATTTCAAACATATTATAGAACCCATTGATGACCTCTACAAGGATGAGGTAAGGGTAGTAGCCCATGCACTCGACCTGCCAGAAGAGATATGTGAAAGAATGCCTTTCCCGGGACCCGGTCTTTCAGTAAGGATAATAGGGGAAGTTACAAGAGAAAAGGTCGATGTCGTAAGAGAAGCAAATGCTATTGTGGAAGAAGAACTGCTTGAACAGTTCTGCCCCTGGCAAACATTCGCGGCAGTTCTGGGCAAAGGGACCGGCGTGAAAGGCGACCTCAGGGTACATGGTTGGATCGTTGCCGTGCGCGCAGTAGGTTCAAGAGATGGTATGACCGCAGAGGCCCTGGAATTGCCCTGGGAGACCCTCAGGAAAATCAGCTCACGCATAACCGGGGAAATCCCCACTGCAGCAAGAGTTGTCTATGACATAACACCAAAACCACCTGCTACAATCGAGTTCGAATGA
- the recQ gene encoding DNA helicase RecQ: MRQTLYDYFGYKKFRPLQENIIQDVLDKKDVFVLMPTGGGKSLCYQLPSLLMEGVTVVVSPLISLMKDQVDRLLSRGIAAAYMNSTLDNSEMNHVKDSLIRGQLDLLYVAPERLAMPSTLKLLAKANVNLFAVDEAHCISQWGHDFRPEYRKLGALRSGFPDIPLIALTATATPAVARDIAKQLNMVRSEKYVASFNRTNLYYEVKSGENADQQIISYLRSHPESCGIIYCQTRKSVEVLAGRLKKLGVNAAFYHAGMSDELRHRAQEKFLNGTIRVVVATVAFGMGIDKSNVRFVIHYDLPADLESYYQQTGRGGRDGQPCDCILFFKRGDWYKQQYFIEQMSSKKEREIALSKLRLMMDYCETVTCRRKILLEYFGESTEKDCGHCDVCINPPQQVDVTEDALIIFKCIKELNQKFGATHVASVVAGSKAKKIVSCGHHRLHCHGNGSHNPQDYWKDLSHRLSSLGFLEVKGGRYPVLKLNKKSRAALNDGANVIIPQLSAAKNSKNKSSGQSKVSSKSSPVDCEYSKLFEKLRRLRLQFAKRDNVPPYIVFADTSLKQMASSKPQTANQMLTITGVGKCKMEKYGDAFLSEIKSFC, encoded by the coding sequence ATGCGGCAAACCCTCTATGACTATTTCGGTTATAAAAAATTTCGACCCCTTCAGGAAAATATTATTCAGGATGTGCTGGATAAAAAAGATGTATTTGTATTGATGCCAACCGGGGGTGGGAAATCTTTGTGTTACCAGTTGCCTTCCCTGCTTATGGAGGGCGTTACTGTCGTTGTGTCCCCTTTGATATCCCTTATGAAAGATCAGGTTGACAGGTTGCTTTCACGTGGCATTGCCGCTGCCTATATGAACAGTACACTTGACAATTCCGAAATGAACCATGTTAAGGATTCTCTGATTAGGGGGCAACTCGATCTTCTCTATGTGGCCCCCGAAAGACTGGCTATGCCGTCTACTCTTAAATTGCTTGCAAAAGCAAATGTTAACCTTTTTGCCGTTGATGAAGCACATTGTATATCTCAGTGGGGGCATGATTTCAGACCTGAATACAGGAAATTAGGTGCCCTGCGCTCCGGTTTTCCAGATATTCCTCTAATAGCACTTACAGCTACTGCTACCCCTGCAGTTGCCCGTGATATAGCAAAACAACTCAATATGGTCAGGTCTGAGAAGTATGTAGCAAGTTTTAATCGGACCAACCTCTATTATGAGGTTAAATCCGGTGAGAATGCAGATCAACAAATCATATCTTACCTGCGCTCTCATCCTGAATCATGTGGAATTATTTATTGCCAGACACGAAAATCCGTAGAAGTACTTGCTGGCAGACTGAAAAAATTAGGAGTCAATGCTGCATTCTATCATGCCGGTATGTCAGATGAACTGAGGCACCGTGCTCAGGAAAAGTTCCTGAATGGAACTATAAGGGTAGTTGTGGCAACAGTTGCATTTGGGATGGGGATTGATAAGTCCAATGTACGTTTTGTTATTCATTATGATCTGCCAGCGGACCTGGAAAGTTACTATCAGCAAACCGGCAGGGGTGGCAGGGATGGTCAACCATGTGATTGTATCCTTTTTTTCAAGAGAGGGGATTGGTATAAACAGCAATACTTCATTGAACAGATGTCTTCTAAAAAAGAACGAGAAATTGCCCTTTCCAAGTTACGCCTCATGATGGATTACTGTGAAACAGTCACCTGTCGAAGGAAAATCTTACTCGAATACTTCGGAGAGTCCACCGAAAAAGATTGTGGTCATTGTGACGTTTGTATTAACCCGCCACAACAGGTGGATGTTACAGAGGATGCATTAATTATTTTTAAGTGCATAAAGGAGTTGAACCAGAAATTCGGGGCAACACATGTTGCATCGGTAGTTGCAGGTTCAAAGGCTAAAAAAATTGTGTCATGTGGTCACCATCGACTCCATTGTCATGGTAATGGTTCCCACAATCCGCAAGATTACTGGAAAGACCTTTCTCATCGGCTTTCCTCCCTGGGATTTCTGGAAGTGAAAGGCGGAAGATATCCGGTCTTAAAGTTAAATAAGAAAAGCCGTGCAGCTCTCAATGATGGTGCTAACGTAATTATACCTCAATTATCTGCTGCAAAAAATTCAAAGAACAAATCATCCGGGCAAAGCAAGGTTTCTTCGAAGTCATCTCCTGTTGATTGTGAATATTCGAAGTTATTTGAAAAATTGCGCAGACTCCGGTTGCAATTTGCAAAAAGGGATAATGTGCCACCCTACATTGTATTTGCGGATACCAGTTTGAAGCAGATGGCCTCCAGCAAACCCCAAACTGCAAACCAGATGCTCACCATAACAGGAGTCGGGAAATGTAAAATGGAAAAATATGGTGACGCATTTTTGTCAGAGATCAAAAGTTTTTGTTGA
- a CDS encoding A24 family peptidase C-terminal domain-containing protein, whose amino-acid sequence MIVIAKILLCLAFLSYASYRDIKERRVGNRVWVIMLAAFSPFIIYELATSSSPVTYLIQMAISFGLIFVFSYVLFYLGAFGGADAKLLMVMSIVFPFYPAFTMGGTYFPVEGVPIMNFFTFTVFGNSILLTIIVPLGLFIYNLSQPDVKTTLRKPYFMFIGYRAPIGKLENRHVKLMQQYEKDENGKLQTYFRRSGKEIDTETLEELRAYSKKGIIDSMVWVTPGLPFIVPITAGFLAAVFYGDLIFKLTLYFMA is encoded by the coding sequence ATGATAGTTATTGCCAAGATACTTCTATGCCTGGCATTTCTCTCCTATGCCTCCTATAGGGACATAAAGGAGCGCAGGGTAGGCAACAGGGTATGGGTAATTATGCTGGCAGCCTTTTCCCCATTTATAATTTATGAGCTTGCAACTTCATCCAGCCCGGTTACATATCTTATACAAATGGCCATCTCCTTTGGACTAATTTTTGTTTTTTCCTACGTCCTGTTCTATCTGGGAGCATTCGGAGGTGCAGACGCCAAATTGTTGATGGTAATGTCCATTGTGTTTCCTTTCTATCCGGCATTTACTATGGGAGGAACCTATTTCCCGGTAGAAGGCGTTCCGATCATGAACTTTTTTACTTTTACAGTATTTGGTAATTCAATACTCCTGACAATAATCGTGCCCCTGGGGCTTTTTATCTATAACCTGAGCCAGCCTGACGTTAAAACTACCCTCAGAAAACCCTATTTTATGTTTATAGGCTACAGGGCACCGATCGGAAAACTTGAAAACAGGCATGTAAAACTCATGCAGCAGTACGAAAAAGATGAAAATGGTAAACTTCAAACCTATTTCAGGAGAAGCGGTAAAGAGATTGACACGGAAACTCTTGAAGAACTCAGGGCCTACTCAAAGAAGGGAATTATCGACAGTATGGTGTGGGTTACCCCGGGTTTGCCTTTTATAGTCCCGATAACCGCTGGTTTTTTAGCAGCTGTATTTTACGGTGACCTGATCTTTAAACTCACTTTATACTTCATGGCCTGA
- the hxlA gene encoding 3-hexulose-6-phosphate synthase, with product MKTIIQLALDILEIDRAVQIAKEAVKGDIDWIEIGTPLIKSEGMDAIRTLRKSFPGHTIVADMKIADTGSLEVEMAAKAGADIVMVMATADDSTIKDALLAARKYGVRLMADLISTPKPVQRAQEMDRIGVDIINIHMGIDQQMTGKTPVDLVLEIASKIRANIAVAGGLDEQTAARSVEAGADIVIVGGNIIRSDNVTEASKKIRRSVDNPQLNQAKKLDMDEEIRKLFMEISTPNISDAMHRQGAMKNIKPMLNDTKMVGPAVTVQTFEGDWAKTVEAIDEAKEGNVIVIYNGSSHIAPWGGLATQSSLNRGIAGIVVDGAVRDIEEIRKIGLPVFATSNVPNAGDPKGFGEVNALINCGGQKVKPGDYIIGDDNGVVVVPAERAYEIARRAKEVQKTEERLFDEIRRGGTLSEILKLKKWEKQK from the coding sequence ATTAAAACTATAATCCAGCTTGCTCTTGATATACTGGAGATAGATAGAGCTGTGCAGATTGCTAAGGAAGCAGTCAAGGGAGATATCGACTGGATAGAAATCGGAACTCCCCTTATAAAAAGTGAGGGCATGGATGCTATTCGTACTCTCAGGAAAAGCTTTCCCGGACACACCATCGTGGCAGATATGAAAATTGCAGATACCGGAAGCCTTGAAGTTGAAATGGCTGCAAAAGCCGGTGCAGATATTGTTATGGTTATGGCAACCGCCGATGACTCAACGATAAAAGATGCACTCCTGGCCGCACGAAAATATGGAGTTCGGCTCATGGCAGATCTAATTAGCACCCCAAAACCTGTTCAGAGGGCCCAAGAAATGGACAGGATAGGTGTGGACATCATCAATATCCATATGGGAATAGACCAGCAGATGACCGGAAAAACACCGGTAGATCTTGTGCTTGAGATTGCCTCCAAAATCAGGGCTAATATTGCTGTAGCAGGTGGACTGGATGAGCAAACTGCAGCCCGGTCTGTAGAAGCAGGTGCTGATATTGTCATTGTGGGCGGTAATATAATTCGCTCGGATAATGTAACAGAAGCTTCCAAAAAGATTCGCCGTAGTGTAGATAATCCACAATTAAATCAGGCAAAAAAACTCGATATGGACGAAGAAATACGCAAGTTGTTCATGGAAATTTCCACTCCTAATATTTCAGATGCCATGCACCGACAGGGTGCCATGAAAAACATCAAACCAATGCTAAATGATACCAAAATGGTAGGACCGGCTGTAACGGTGCAGACATTCGAGGGCGATTGGGCCAAAACAGTGGAAGCGATAGATGAAGCAAAGGAAGGTAATGTAATAGTAATTTATAACGGAAGTTCTCATATCGCACCCTGGGGCGGACTGGCAACACAGAGCAGCCTGAACCGTGGTATCGCAGGCATTGTGGTCGATGGAGCGGTAAGAGATATAGAAGAGATACGCAAAATCGGACTTCCGGTATTTGCAACTTCAAATGTACCAAATGCAGGTGATCCCAAAGGGTTTGGGGAAGTTAATGCGCTGATTAACTGTGGAGGGCAAAAGGTCAAACCCGGCGATTACATCATAGGTGATGATAACGGAGTTGTTGTAGTACCCGCAGAAAGAGCATACGAGATTGCAAGACGTGCAAAGGAAGTACAAAAAACTGAAGAAAGATTATTTGATGAAATCCGTAGGGGAGGGACACTTTCTGAAATTCTTAAACTCAAAAAGTGGGAGAAGCAAAAATGA
- the pyrB gene encoding aspartate carbamoyltransferase, whose amino-acid sequence MSFEHMHIISMKEFTRDMIDHVLEVAEEMEPIARSKSSSDLLKGKVLGVLFFEPSTRTRMSFEAAMMRLGGEVLSLGSVDASSVAKGETLADTIRVVAGYSNAIVLRHPMEGAARLASEFSAVPILNAGDGAGHHPTQTFLDLYTIKRESHLEGLKVALAGDLKYGRTVHSLCYALSLYGAQITLVSPPELSMPSEIIEDLKKKNIKVIEESSIEDAIQDVEVLYMTRIQKERFPDPAEYQKVANRLQITPEVLKNAKKNLRIMHPLPRTNEITPQVDETPHASYFDQSFYGVPIRMALLCLVMGVFE is encoded by the coding sequence ATGTCATTTGAGCATATGCATATCATTTCTATGAAAGAATTCACACGTGATATGATTGACCATGTTCTGGAGGTCGCCGAAGAAATGGAACCAATTGCCAGGTCTAAGTCAAGTTCCGACCTCTTAAAAGGCAAAGTGCTTGGTGTTCTGTTTTTTGAGCCCAGTACCCGTACAAGGATGTCTTTTGAGGCCGCCATGATGCGACTTGGGGGGGAAGTGTTAAGTCTCGGCTCGGTTGATGCAAGTTCTGTTGCAAAGGGTGAAACCCTTGCTGATACCATAAGGGTTGTAGCCGGTTACAGTAATGCCATTGTCCTTCGTCATCCTATGGAAGGTGCTGCACGACTGGCTTCTGAGTTTTCTGCAGTTCCCATACTCAATGCAGGCGATGGTGCTGGTCATCATCCCACACAGACGTTTCTCGATCTTTATACCATCAAGCGTGAAAGCCATCTTGAAGGCTTAAAAGTAGCTCTTGCAGGAGATCTCAAATATGGCAGAACTGTACATTCGCTTTGTTATGCCCTTTCTCTTTATGGTGCCCAGATAACCCTTGTGTCCCCACCTGAACTTTCAATGCCTTCAGAGATTATCGAGGATCTGAAAAAGAAAAATATCAAGGTGATAGAGGAGAGTTCCATTGAAGATGCCATACAGGATGTGGAGGTGCTTTATATGACACGGATACAGAAAGAACGTTTTCCTGATCCGGCAGAATATCAGAAAGTCGCTAATCGCCTCCAGATTACGCCTGAAGTATTGAAAAATGCGAAGAAAAATCTACGGATAATGCATCCTCTCCCCCGAACAAACGAAATCACCCCTCAAGTTGATGAAACGCCCCATGCTTCCTACTTCGACCAATCTTTTTATGGTGTTCCAATAAGAATGGCTTTGCTTTGTCTTGTTATGGGGGTGTTTGAATGA
- the pyrI gene encoding aspartate carbamoyltransferase regulatory subunit — protein sequence MSEIVKKEIRVQPICSGTVIDHITAGQALNVLKILGITGTSWGIVSILINAPSSYGKKDVVKIEGRELVSSEVDKISLISPGATINIIRDYDVQEKNQVGIPSHVEGVVKCINPNCISNSNEPIESKFDVDAGEGKIELRCGYCERVICENIADHLL from the coding sequence ATGAGTGAGATCGTGAAAAAAGAAATTCGTGTACAACCCATATGTTCAGGCACAGTAATTGACCATATTACAGCCGGTCAGGCTCTCAACGTTCTCAAGATTCTGGGTATAACCGGCACTTCCTGGGGAATTGTCAGTATCCTGATTAATGCCCCCAGTTCATATGGAAAGAAGGATGTGGTCAAGATAGAAGGGCGTGAACTCGTGAGTAGTGAGGTGGATAAAATATCTCTCATTTCTCCTGGTGCTACTATCAATATAATCCGGGATTATGATGTGCAGGAAAAGAATCAGGTAGGTATACCCTCGCATGTAGAAGGTGTTGTAAAATGTATCAATCCAAATTGCATTTCCAACAGTAATGAACCCATAGAATCTAAATTTGATGTGGATGCGGGGGAAGGTAAAATCGAATTACGTTGTGGCTATTGTGAAAGGGTGATCTGTGAAAATATTGCAGATCATCTCCTTTAA
- the dapB gene encoding 4-hydroxy-tetrahydrodipicolinate reductase: MIRAGVIGASGKMGGLIIQNIARSEGIELSSAFDLNKIGEDAGDVAGAGSLGVSIASVEDLGEVLKESKTDVLIDFTIAAATSSNAPIVAASGVNLIIGTTGFSEEQKEAIDESILKNGVSAVIAPNYAVGVNVFFKIIEEAAKYLPDYDIEVIEAHHNRKQDAPSGTAMRAAEVIGKAVGREEYIFGRQGNAPRKKEIGIHAIRGGDIAGDHTILFAGEGERIEIKHQAHSRDAFAAGAVKAAIWLKDKKSGIYSMEDILGL; the protein is encoded by the coding sequence ATGATACGAGCAGGAGTAATCGGAGCATCCGGTAAAATGGGTGGCCTGATAATACAGAACATCGCCAGAAGCGAAGGTATTGAATTGTCCTCTGCATTTGACCTGAATAAGATCGGCGAAGATGCAGGAGATGTGGCAGGTGCAGGCAGCCTCGGCGTTTCTATTGCCAGCGTAGAAGATCTTGGAGAAGTCCTCAAGGAAAGTAAAACCGATGTCTTGATTGATTTTACCATTGCAGCAGCAACTTCTTCCAACGCACCAATAGTCGCCGCAAGTGGTGTAAACCTTATTATCGGGACTACTGGTTTTAGCGAAGAACAAAAAGAAGCAATCGACGAGAGTATCCTTAAAAATGGTGTATCAGCCGTTATTGCCCCAAATTATGCAGTTGGAGTCAATGTATTTTTCAAGATTATCGAGGAAGCGGCCAAATATCTTCCCGATTATGACATTGAAGTCATTGAAGCACACCATAACCGGAAACAGGATGCACCCAGTGGAACTGCAATGAGGGCTGCAGAGGTTATTGGAAAAGCTGTTGGGCGTGAAGAGTACATCTTTGGCCGCCAGGGCAACGCACCTCGTAAAAAAGAGATAGGTATTCATGCAATCCGTGGAGGAGATATTGCCGGTGACCACACGATCCTTTTTGCCGGAGAAGGTGAAAGGATTGAAATAAAACACCAGGCGCATTCTCGCGATGCATTCGCCGCAGGTGCTGTAAAAGCCGCAATTTGGTTAAAAGATAAAAAATCCGGCATTTATTCCATGGAAGATATTCTGGGACTATAA
- the dapA gene encoding 4-hydroxy-tetrahydrodipicolinate synthase, which yields MFEGVLPALITPFTKDNTIDISGLKQNIRYAEEGGVSGVVACGTTGESATLSTVEHKKVINTAVECANVPVIAGTGSNNTVEAVELTKHAADAGAGGALIISPYYNKPNNAGLIRHFTAVAEAADIPIILYNVPSRTGQDIPLEVIVELAKIENIVAIKEASGSIPKISEIIENTVDEDFSVISGEDGLTYPIVALGGVGVISVVANVVPNIMSEMVEAALTGDMAAARKKHYELAPLTRALFTETNPIPVKRAMEMIGMPAGPLRAPLAPILPENEKILEEALRGIGCLK from the coding sequence ATGTTTGAAGGAGTTCTACCGGCTCTTATAACCCCATTCACAAAAGACAATACCATTGACATCAGTGGTCTTAAACAAAACATAAGATATGCTGAAGAAGGAGGTGTCAGCGGAGTTGTGGCTTGTGGAACAACAGGCGAATCCGCCACTCTTTCTACGGTTGAACACAAAAAAGTGATCAATACCGCGGTGGAATGTGCCAATGTGCCGGTGATTGCAGGTACCGGATCAAACAATACAGTTGAAGCCGTAGAACTTACAAAACATGCTGCTGATGCAGGGGCAGGGGGAGCGCTCATTATATCCCCATACTACAATAAGCCCAATAATGCAGGACTGATCCGTCACTTCACTGCAGTAGCAGAAGCAGCAGACATCCCCATCATATTATACAATGTGCCTTCCAGAACCGGACAGGATATCCCACTGGAAGTAATTGTCGAGCTTGCCAAGATTGAAAATATCGTTGCGATCAAAGAAGCAAGTGGAAGTATTCCCAAAATCTCAGAGATAATCGAAAACACAGTGGATGAAGATTTCAGCGTTATTTCCGGAGAGGATGGACTGACCTATCCTATTGTCGCCTTGGGCGGAGTAGGAGTAATTTCCGTTGTCGCAAATGTAGTTCCAAACATAATGTCCGAAATGGTAGAAGCCGCCCTTACAGGCGACATGGCAGCTGCCAGGAAAAAGCATTATGAACTTGCACCCCTCACACGTGCCCTGTTCACTGAAACCAATCCTATACCTGTCAAACGTGCAATGGAAATGATAGGTATGCCAGCGGGTCCGCTGAGAGCACCACTGGCGCCTATCCTGCCAGAAAATGAAAAGATACTGGAAGAAGCATTAAGAGGAATCGGGTGTCTCAAATGA
- a CDS encoding 30S ribosomal protein S17e: MGNIRQNNIKNITSRLLSNHGNVFTSNFDDNKSLVTKYTTIESKVIRNRVAGYVTRKINHKRHE, encoded by the coding sequence ATGGGAAATATTAGACAAAACAATATTAAGAACATAACCTCACGTCTGCTTAGCAACCATGGAAATGTATTCACATCTAATTTTGATGATAACAAGAGCCTTGTTACAAAATACACCACAATCGAAAGTAAAGTAATCAGAAACCGTGTTGCAGGCTACGTGACAAGAAAGATCAATCACAAGAGACACGAGTGA
- a CDS encoding adenylosuccinate synthase gives MFTIITGAQFGDEGKGKVVDLMAGDYDIVARFQGGDNAGHTVKVKDEIYKLHLIPSGFLLDSRVLIGPGTVLNPEVMVEEIRMLEEAGVKVSAEKLGIDGKTSIIMPYHIELDGLKEATRSEKIGTTKRGIGFAYIDKIARDEVHFSDLINEERLMQRLSDLASQKEGEIEAMGGDPSIVTESSLVDRYISLGRELAPYLADVSYEINTALDEGKNVLAEGAQGSHLDVIHGTQKFVTSSSTIAGSACANLGVGPTRVNEVLAIVKSYITRVGAGPLPTEQEGDAGQHLHDVGHEFGTTTGRSRRCGWFDMPLAKKSVYLNGYTSIALTKLDVLTGLDPLKICVGYELDGNVIDYPPEDTSKLARCVPVYENMEGWDTDLTSVSGYGDLPQKAREYVERLEELMGIRVKYISVGPGREQTFMK, from the coding sequence ATGTTCACGATTATTACCGGTGCCCAATTCGGTGATGAGGGCAAAGGCAAGGTAGTAGACCTGATGGCAGGTGACTATGACATTGTTGCCAGGTTTCAAGGAGGCGATAATGCAGGTCACACAGTCAAGGTTAAGGATGAGATCTACAAATTACATCTAATCCCCTCTGGTTTTCTTCTTGACAGCAGGGTGCTCATTGGACCGGGTACGGTCCTGAATCCGGAAGTTATGGTAGAAGAGATACGTATGCTGGAAGAAGCCGGTGTCAAAGTATCTGCTGAAAAACTGGGAATTGATGGCAAGACAAGCATAATCATGCCTTATCACATAGAACTTGATGGTCTCAAAGAAGCTACCCGTTCGGAAAAGATCGGTACCACTAAAAGAGGTATTGGATTTGCCTATATCGATAAGATTGCAAGGGATGAAGTTCATTTTTCCGACCTGATCAATGAGGAACGCCTTATGCAACGCCTTTCAGATCTTGCTTCCCAGAAGGAAGGGGAAATTGAGGCAATGGGTGGTGATCCTTCCATTGTAACTGAAAGTTCTCTTGTGGACAGGTATATTTCCTTGGGTAGGGAACTAGCTCCTTATCTTGCCGATGTTTCCTATGAGATTAATACTGCGCTGGATGAAGGTAAAAATGTACTTGCTGAAGGGGCACAGGGTAGTCATCTGGATGTAATTCACGGTACTCAAAAATTTGTAACTTCTTCAAGTACCATTGCGGGATCCGCATGTGCCAATCTTGGTGTCGGTCCGACTCGTGTGAATGAAGTACTTGCCATCGTTAAATCTTATATTACACGTGTGGGAGCAGGTCCGCTCCCTACTGAACAGGAAGGTGATGCAGGCCAGCACCTGCATGACGTAGGCCATGAATTTGGTACCACTACAGGCAGATCAAGGCGGTGTGGCTGGTTTGATATGCCTCTTGCTAAAAAGTCAGTCTACCTTAATGGTTATACTTCCATAGCTCTTACAAAATTGGATGTACTGACAGGTCTTGATCCTTTAAAAATATGTGTTGGCTATGAATTGGATGGAAATGTAATCGATTATCCGCCGGAAGATACTTCCAAACTTGCAAGATGTGTGCCTGTTTATGAAAATATGGAAGGTTGGGATACAGATTTAACTTCTGTATCTGGTTATGGGGACCTGCCCCAAAAAGCCCGGGAATATGTCGAACGCCTTGAAGAATTGATGGGAATCCGGGTCAAATATATCTCTGTGGGGCCGGGAAGGGAACAAACTTTCATGAAATAA